A genomic segment from uncultured Desulfuromonas sp. encodes:
- a CDS encoding GFA family protein yields MKSFAQQRNKEGQQMETTFSGSCLCGNVTFEITGEFTTFYLCHCQRCRKDSGSAHAANLFSNTARLTWLSGKGNITTFTLPETRHSKSFCAICGSALPVQLNKRLLQVPAGCLDSDVPLQPTAHIFLSDKANWDEALDKVTKFEKLPA; encoded by the coding sequence ATGAAATCGTTTGCTCAGCAACGCAACAAAGAAGGACAGCAGATGGAAACAACATTCAGTGGATCGTGCCTGTGCGGTAACGTCACCTTTGAAATCACAGGGGAGTTCACCACCTTTTATCTGTGTCATTGCCAACGCTGCCGCAAAGACAGCGGTTCCGCCCATGCCGCCAATCTTTTTTCAAACACAGCCCGATTAACCTGGCTTTCCGGCAAGGGAAACATCACCACCTTCACCCTGCCGGAAACGCGCCACAGCAAAAGCTTTTGCGCCATTTGCGGGTCCGCCCTGCCCGTTCAACTCAATAAAAGACTCCTTCAGGTCCCGGCAGGCTGCCTGGACAGTGACGTGCCCCTTCAACCCACAGCGCACATTTTTCTATCCGACAAAGCCAATTGGGATGAAGCGCTCGACAAGGTCACCAAATTCGAAAAGTTGCCCGCTTAA
- the rsgA gene encoding ribosome small subunit-dependent GTPase A, giving the protein MSHSQNAHIHSLPQLGWSHYFQQQLDFDELESTFPCRVCAVHGPIIDVISNQGQNQLTLPGTWQQWDIIERPTVGDWLLVARDSLKPHRLLERKSLFRRKAAGLEAKEQLIAANIDTLFIVTSCNQDFNLSRLERYLALAYEADVQPIVVLTKTDLTDDISSYISQTRSLKRDLLVEAVNSLDRASCEVLLSWCGCGQTVALTGSSGVGKSTLINTLSGHTDQATATIREDDAKGRHTTTARSLHFLPEGGILIDNPGMRELQLADCEEGIANLFEEIEQLARHCKFNDCSHQTEHGCAVRNALENGLLDPRRLTSYLKLKAEQQRNSETIAERRSREKGFHKMCRTVMSAKRKRQDDR; this is encoded by the coding sequence ATGTCTCACTCTCAGAACGCACACATACACTCCCTCCCACAACTGGGCTGGAGTCATTATTTTCAACAACAACTCGACTTCGACGAATTGGAAAGCACTTTTCCCTGTCGCGTCTGCGCTGTTCATGGCCCGATCATCGATGTCATCTCCAATCAAGGTCAAAATCAGCTCACTCTTCCCGGAACATGGCAACAGTGGGACATTATTGAGCGCCCCACCGTAGGCGACTGGCTCCTGGTGGCGCGTGATAGTCTCAAACCACACCGCCTACTCGAGCGCAAAAGTCTGTTCCGCCGCAAGGCCGCAGGGCTTGAAGCCAAAGAACAGCTGATTGCCGCCAACATCGACACGCTATTCATCGTCACCTCGTGCAATCAGGACTTTAACCTGTCACGCCTGGAGCGCTACCTGGCTCTGGCCTATGAAGCGGACGTCCAGCCTATTGTAGTGCTGACCAAAACCGACCTGACAGACGATATTTCCTCTTACATCAGCCAGACCCGCAGCCTGAAACGGGATCTACTGGTCGAAGCGGTCAACAGCCTCGACCGTGCCTCCTGCGAGGTGTTGCTCTCCTGGTGCGGTTGCGGCCAGACTGTGGCACTCACCGGCTCATCCGGGGTCGGCAAATCCACCCTGATCAACACCCTGAGTGGACACACGGATCAAGCCACTGCCACCATCCGCGAGGATGATGCCAAAGGTCGTCACACCACCACAGCGCGGTCGCTGCACTTTCTACCCGAAGGTGGCATCCTCATCGACAATCCGGGGATGCGTGAACTGCAACTGGCCGATTGTGAAGAGGGTATTGCCAACCTGTTTGAAGAGATTGAGCAACTGGCCCGGCACTGCAAATTCAACGATTGCAGCCACCAGACGGAGCACGGCTGTGCCGTGAGAAATGCGTTGGAAAACGGATTACTTGATCCACGCCGACTGACGAGTTATCTCAAGCTCAAAGCCGAACAGCAACGCAACAGTGAAACCATAGCCGAGCGACGCAGCCGAGAAAAAGGGTTTCATAAAATGTGTCGGACAGTGATGTCGGCCAAACGAAAGAGGCAGGATGATCGGTAA
- a CDS encoding class I SAM-dependent methyltransferase encodes MFEFLQQVDSKPAPFEFYTAETLWNDAHISQQMLQFHLNPDLEPASRNQGFIEASIDWMKERFRIGPDCHIADFGCGPGLYTLPFAELGASVTGIDFSRRSIAYAREQALNKGLDIDYRQQNYLDFASEKRFDLITLIYCDFCPLSPVQRNQLMEVFHRHLNDDGAVLLDVFSLQAFNSRQENTCFERRLMDGFWSDQDYFGFAKTMKYAQEKVCLDKYTIVEMSRQWQVYNWLQYFSLASVKREFTESGFEITEYYSDVAGNAYHEDSEVIALVARKI; translated from the coding sequence ATGTTTGAATTTTTACAACAGGTTGATAGCAAGCCTGCTCCATTTGAATTTTATACGGCTGAGACGCTGTGGAATGATGCCCACATTTCTCAGCAGATGCTGCAATTTCATCTTAACCCTGATCTTGAACCGGCCTCCCGCAATCAAGGGTTTATCGAGGCGTCTATCGACTGGATGAAAGAACGGTTCAGAATTGGCCCGGATTGCCATATTGCCGATTTTGGTTGTGGTCCAGGTCTTTATACGCTGCCGTTTGCCGAGCTTGGCGCGTCGGTGACTGGGATTGATTTTTCACGACGCTCTATTGCGTATGCCAGAGAACAAGCCCTGAACAAAGGGCTGGATATTGACTACCGTCAGCAAAACTATCTCGATTTTGCGTCAGAGAAACGCTTTGACCTGATCACTTTGATCTATTGTGATTTTTGTCCGTTGAGCCCGGTGCAAAGAAATCAGCTGATGGAGGTTTTTCATCGACATCTCAACGATGACGGGGCGGTGTTGCTGGATGTGTTCTCGCTGCAGGCGTTTAACTCACGTCAGGAAAACACCTGTTTTGAACGGCGGTTGATGGATGGTTTCTGGTCAGATCAGGACTACTTTGGTTTTGCTAAAACGATGAAATATGCGCAGGAAAAGGTATGTCTGGATAAATACACCATTGTCGAGATGAGTCGACAATGGCAGGTGTACAACTGGCTGCAGTATTTCAGTCTGGCGTCGGTAAAGCGAGAATTTACAGAGAGCGGTTTTGAGATTACGGAATATTACAGTGATGTTGCTGGAAACGCTTACCATGAGGACTCTGAGGTGATTGCCCTGGTAGCGAGGAAAATCTGA
- a CDS encoding MmcQ/YjbR family DNA-binding protein produces MASQIRRELFAMNFETLRSYLLSKPAAEETFPFDEETLVLKVCGKMFALLNIHGEPLRVNLKCDPDKAEVLRELFPAIIPGYHMNKRHWNTVILDGSISDEEIFSMIDDSYDLVAQGLPKSKRPV; encoded by the coding sequence GTGGCGTCTCAAATCCGTAGGGAACTTTTTGCAATGAACTTCGAAACCTTACGCAGCTACCTCTTATCCAAACCGGCAGCCGAGGAAACTTTTCCTTTCGATGAAGAAACCTTGGTGCTGAAGGTCTGCGGAAAGATGTTTGCCTTGCTGAATATCCACGGCGAACCGTTGCGGGTGAATCTGAAGTGTGATCCTGATAAGGCGGAAGTTTTGCGTGAGCTGTTCCCGGCAATTATACCCGGTTACCACATGAATAAGCGCCATTGGAATACGGTGATCCTTGATGGCTCTATTTCAGACGAGGAGATCTTTTCGATGATTGATGATTCGTATGATCTGGTGGCGCAGGGGCTGCCGAAATCGAAGCGGCCTGTTTGA